A genome region from Maridesulfovibrio salexigens DSM 2638 includes the following:
- a CDS encoding LysR substrate-binding domain-containing protein, protein MRQLRYFQAVAEELHFGKAAERLHIQQPPLSRQIQNLEEELEVELFKRTNRKVELTDEGRYFLKEAKEILTIMDRSKTTLQAMGDGTAGKLHVSFVYLALSSTFPQIMGDFIEDYPDVDVSLHEENTFFQVNAVKEGTRHIGFVTMRMVDIESLESMVVHRCASCAAVPANHPLAKKDVLTLRDLSELPYICSADSFCRMRVKEMQKIFEQQGLELKIGMKYERKHTGNVFVAAGLGWTVINVDSAGTIPDGIALKPLEIELHPFEIGMIWNPERATPLVRNFIEFYKERMDE, encoded by the coding sequence ATGCGTCAACTTCGCTACTTCCAAGCTGTTGCCGAAGAACTCCATTTCGGAAAGGCAGCGGAAAGGCTTCATATCCAGCAACCGCCACTCAGCAGGCAGATTCAAAATCTTGAAGAAGAGCTTGAAGTCGAGCTGTTCAAACGCACCAACCGGAAAGTCGAGCTGACTGACGAAGGGAGATATTTCCTTAAGGAAGCCAAAGAGATTCTGACGATTATGGATCGTTCAAAAACAACGCTCCAAGCCATGGGAGACGGAACAGCAGGAAAGCTGCATGTAAGCTTTGTATACTTGGCCCTATCCTCAACATTCCCGCAAATTATGGGAGACTTTATTGAGGACTATCCTGACGTTGATGTCAGCCTCCATGAGGAAAACACATTTTTTCAGGTTAATGCTGTGAAGGAAGGAACCCGCCACATCGGATTTGTAACCATGCGAATGGTCGATATTGAAAGCCTTGAAAGCATGGTTGTACACAGATGCGCATCATGCGCAGCGGTTCCTGCAAACCATCCTCTGGCAAAAAAAGATGTGCTTACCCTGCGAGACCTATCAGAGTTACCCTATATATGTAGTGCTGATTCTTTTTGCCGAATGCGGGTAAAAGAAATGCAAAAGATATTCGAACAGCAGGGTCTTGAATTAAAAATAGGTATGAAATACGAACGCAAGCACACCGGAAACGTATTCGTAGCCGCCGGATTGGGCTGGACCGTAATCAACGTGGATTCAGCCGGGACCATCCCCGATGGCATCGCCCTCAAGCCCTTGGAAATAGAACTGCATCCCTTTGAAATCGGGATGATATGGAATCCTGAACGCGCGACTCCGCTGGTAAGGAATTTTATTGAGTTTTATAAGGAACGGATGGATGAATAG
- a CDS encoding HD domain-containing protein, with product MPIPTPEQCEQLLASNNTPEASIIHSRIVRDVARRIGRDLKWLRDRGPNMALITAAALLHDIAKGQPNHAAAGAAIVRGSGYDEVADIVAAHNDIEFSGDFPVTEKEIVFIADKLVKGDQMVTVIYMFDHKIESCTDEELLAKLKQSKEVALRIKTSIEQETGKNLEELAIAED from the coding sequence ATGCCCATCCCAACCCCAGAACAATGCGAACAACTCCTCGCCTCCAACAACACACCGGAAGCGAGCATCATTCACTCCCGAATTGTGCGCGATGTAGCCCGCCGCATCGGGCGCGACCTGAAATGGTTGCGTGACCGTGGACCGAATATGGCCCTGATCACTGCTGCTGCCCTTTTGCATGACATTGCCAAGGGTCAGCCGAACCATGCTGCTGCCGGAGCCGCCATTGTACGCGGAAGCGGCTATGACGAAGTAGCGGACATTGTTGCCGCCCATAATGACATTGAATTTTCCGGCGATTTTCCGGTTACTGAAAAAGAGATCGTCTTTATTGCCGATAAATTGGTTAAAGGCGACCAGATGGTCACTGTTATCTATATGTTTGACCATAAAATCGAATCCTGCACCGATGAGGAGCTTCTTGCCAAGCTGAAACAAAGCAAGGAAGTCGCCCTGCGCATCAAGACTTCCATTGAACAGGAAACCGGCAAAAATCTCGAAGAGCTTGCCATTGCTGAAGATTAA
- a CDS encoding GAK system XXXCH domain-containing protein produces MAKKSKIEKYIQPGELPEFLRKIADALEGGASEDDAYLVMIEGFKKLKINIRNEYGHTAVKVTAKPMPSSMSSEKEDLADADSASPTEQDSESKPSYKSLKKRMKASFKVIFKSVHAGTLPPPEVVEEFMADSRTMVSFEGHGDEYYDEFIAACEKFQQACNNSDVQAAHNACDEINSITAHCHSRYK; encoded by the coding sequence ATGGCTAAAAAAAGCAAAATTGAAAAATATATACAGCCCGGAGAACTCCCGGAATTCCTTCGTAAAATAGCGGACGCACTTGAAGGTGGGGCCTCGGAAGATGATGCCTACCTTGTTATGATCGAAGGATTCAAAAAGCTGAAAATCAACATCCGCAATGAATACGGGCATACCGCCGTAAAAGTCACAGCCAAGCCCATGCCCTCTTCCATGTCCAGTGAAAAAGAAGACCTCGCAGACGCAGATAGTGCTTCACCCACAGAGCAGGACAGTGAAAGCAAACCCAGTTATAAGAGCCTAAAAAAACGAATGAAGGCTTCCTTCAAGGTAATCTTTAAATCCGTCCATGCGGGAACACTCCCTCCGCCTGAAGTAGTGGAAGAATTCATGGCAGATTCACGCACTATGGTCAGTTTTGAAGGCCACGGAGATGAATACTATGACGAATTCATTGCCGCCTGCGAAAAATTTCAGCAGGCCTGCAATAATTCAGACGTGCAGGCAGCCCACAACGCCTGTGACGAGATCAACAGCATCACCGCCCACTGCCATTCAAGGTACAAATAA
- a CDS encoding amphi-Trp domain-containing protein → MASEKKFVFESLQDRETIRTFLQSLVEGFESGKIKLSTNGDEIELHPEGLLNFTVKARRKENGNKINIKIGWKDSDGNDNPSDKTLNIDT, encoded by the coding sequence ATGGCAAGTGAAAAGAAATTCGTATTTGAATCACTGCAGGATAGGGAGACGATCCGCACTTTCCTGCAATCCCTTGTGGAAGGCTTTGAATCAGGAAAGATCAAGCTTTCCACCAACGGTGACGAAATTGAGCTGCACCCGGAAGGTCTGCTTAACTTCACCGTAAAAGCAAGACGCAAAGAAAACGGCAACAAAATAAATATTAAAATCGGCTGGAAGGATTCCGACGGGAACGATAACCCCAGCGACAAAACCCTAAACATCGACACTTAA
- a CDS encoding PhoU domain-containing protein, which yields MLTFEGLDENFKFLILEVLNQLKATREFVASPSRSLFRKITSRDDYIDNLKTVIENKSYSRINSTMDLDPKLLNKIRAIQVSSVNLERIGDHCVNIINQMAYLEDKGCVNRYECAEAFDIIEETVAKIAEGFSSEDMPLALEICKSEYRLDSLYKDNFNRIMAEMGSGKNIPDRVTCLFIFRYLERIGDSLLNIGEAIIFSILGERIKIEQFESLQQTLSVSGYDGSFSDIDFQGIWGSRSGCRIGRVQTKDKDQAPPVAQGSIYKEGNLDKIRLERNSLEQWNQRFPGMVPEIFGFHENKDENKGSMLVEFLPGCTLDTMILTSDDADLENALFTLEQTLRHVWSITKKDGPAPTTFMAQLKSRQNGVLQVHPEFHRNARQMGNAEIISSEALLNECAAIEKSLPAPFTVFIHGDFNCNNVVYSNEDERVRFIDLHRSRDFDYIQDLSVFLVSGFRMPVFERPIRNKINAVISRMYSFAEEFAQENNDETWQARLALALARSFYTSTRFEFNYTFAKEMFNRSMFLLEKMNRYNGKWNNFILPEDILHY from the coding sequence ATGCTCACATTTGAAGGGTTGGATGAAAACTTCAAGTTCCTCATCCTCGAGGTATTGAACCAACTTAAGGCTACACGGGAATTCGTGGCTTCGCCCTCCCGTTCCCTGTTTCGCAAGATAACTTCTCGCGATGACTACATCGATAACCTGAAGACTGTCATTGAGAACAAGTCTTATTCCCGCATCAACAGCACTATGGACCTCGACCCCAAGCTGCTGAACAAGATCAGGGCAATTCAGGTTTCATCGGTCAATCTGGAACGTATCGGCGACCATTGCGTCAACATTATTAACCAGATGGCCTATCTGGAGGATAAAGGTTGCGTAAACCGTTACGAATGCGCCGAAGCCTTTGATATCATCGAAGAAACCGTTGCAAAGATTGCTGAAGGTTTCAGCTCGGAAGATATGCCTCTGGCCCTTGAAATATGTAAGTCTGAATACAGGTTGGATTCACTTTACAAGGACAATTTCAACCGCATCATGGCTGAGATGGGCAGCGGGAAAAACATCCCCGACCGCGTAACCTGCCTCTTCATATTCCGCTACCTTGAAAGGATCGGCGATTCCCTGCTCAACATCGGGGAAGCGATCATATTTTCCATCCTAGGCGAGCGCATCAAAATTGAGCAGTTTGAATCGTTGCAACAGACCTTGAGCGTTTCCGGTTATGACGGTTCTTTCTCGGATATCGACTTTCAGGGTATATGGGGTTCGCGCTCCGGCTGCCGCATAGGTCGAGTCCAGACAAAAGATAAGGATCAGGCTCCCCCGGTGGCACAGGGAAGTATCTACAAAGAAGGCAATCTCGACAAAATCAGACTGGAAAGAAACAGCCTTGAACAATGGAACCAACGTTTTCCGGGCATGGTGCCTGAAATATTCGGCTTCCACGAAAACAAGGATGAAAATAAAGGTTCCATGCTAGTCGAGTTCCTGCCCGGATGTACTCTCGATACCATGATCCTGACCTCTGATGACGCAGACCTTGAAAACGCGCTGTTCACCCTTGAACAAACCCTGCGCCATGTCTGGAGCATCACCAAAAAGGACGGCCCTGCTCCGACAACCTTTATGGCCCAGCTCAAATCGCGCCAAAACGGAGTACTACAGGTTCACCCGGAATTTCACCGCAATGCCCGCCAGATGGGAAATGCTGAAATTATTTCCTCCGAAGCCCTCCTCAATGAATGCGCGGCAATCGAAAAGTCTCTTCCGGCTCCTTTCACTGTCTTTATCCACGGCGATTTCAACTGCAACAATGTGGTTTACAGCAACGAAGACGAAAGGGTCAGATTCATCGACCTGCACCGCTCCCGTGACTTTGACTACATTCAGGACCTGTCGGTCTTCCTTGTTTCCGGCTTCCGTATGCCGGTCTTTGAACGGCCCATCAGAAACAAAATCAATGCTGTGATTTCGCGCATGTACAGCTTTGCGGAAGAGTTCGCTCAGGAAAACAATGACGAAACATGGCAGGCGCGTCTTGCCCTTGCTCTGGCGCGCTCCTTCTACACATCCACCCGTTTCGAGTTCAACTACACTTTTGCTAAAGAAATGTTCAACCGTTCCATGTTCCTGCTGGAAAAGATGAACCGTTACAACGGTAAATGGAATAATTTCATTCTGCCGGAAGACATCCTTCATTACTAA
- a CDS encoding GAK system ATP-grasp enzyme, translated as MKIGVIGLKGAWSSEQLAKAVAEKTSREPRIFEMQDMRLDLPSGRAIVEGEDLSTYDALIIKKIGRQYSPDLLDRLEMLRMLEGRGVKIFSSPYSILRVLDRLTCTISLQLGDIPMPPTTITEDVDHALAAVEEYGEAVFKPLYSTKARGMFVLKPGPDARKIIEDYHQEYNTMYIQKTIDLNDSDLGIVFLGGKYLTTYARCKTTDSWNTTTVNGGKYAPIDPPQEIIDLAQKAQAIFNLDFTCVDVAITPDGPFIFEVSAFGGFRGLRDARGIDAAAHYVDYVINKVKG; from the coding sequence ATGAAAATAGGTGTAATCGGACTTAAAGGCGCATGGTCCTCCGAACAGCTTGCCAAGGCAGTAGCTGAAAAAACAAGCCGGGAACCGAGAATATTTGAAATGCAGGACATGCGTCTTGACCTGCCCTCCGGTCGGGCCATTGTGGAAGGCGAAGACCTTTCAACCTATGACGCGCTGATCATAAAAAAGATAGGCAGGCAATACTCACCGGATCTGCTGGATCGCCTTGAAATGCTGCGCATGCTTGAAGGACGCGGAGTAAAAATATTTTCATCGCCCTACTCCATCCTGCGCGTGCTGGACCGCCTAACCTGCACCATATCCCTGCAATTGGGAGATATCCCCATGCCTCCGACCACTATCACCGAGGACGTGGATCACGCTCTTGCTGCAGTGGAGGAATATGGAGAGGCAGTATTCAAGCCTCTGTACAGCACCAAAGCCAGAGGTATGTTTGTTCTCAAGCCCGGACCTGACGCTCGCAAAATTATTGAGGATTACCATCAGGAGTACAACACCATGTACATCCAGAAGACAATCGACCTCAATGACAGCGACCTCGGCATAGTCTTTCTGGGCGGGAAATACCTGACCACCTACGCCCGCTGCAAAACCACGGATTCATGGAATACAACCACCGTGAACGGCGGCAAGTACGCCCCCATTGATCCTCCGCAGGAGATCATCGACCTTGCGCAAAAGGCACAGGCAATCTTCAACCTTGATTTCACCTGTGTAGACGTAGCCATTACCCCTGACGGTCCATTTATTTTTGAAGTATCTGCTTTCGGCGGTTTCCGCGGCCTGCGCGATGCAAGAGGCATTGATGCTGCTGCCCATTACGTAGACTATGTAATCAATAAGGTGAAAGGATAA
- a CDS encoding HprK-related kinase B: MNQTAMTRSAIVEKYRREFPVTESLFIDFGGCVIETRVNNSDLLADLNNYFKEFLVDTNKGDILITAHECPAVDLGLEYTVKQPDPGKTKIKEEFHNLPDGRVVYKRLTGMIFVFGGGENIAIGPCIENSNQLINFINNRFIEFKLNHGCYLGHAAGVIANGRGIAMAGFSGMGKSTLALHLMSRGTTFVSNDRIMAEKNGNSLTMYGVAKQPRINPGTALNNPDLSCIVAPEDKEKFMSMPKEELWELEHKYDALIDECYGKNKFILKAPMSGLVILNWQRDNSETEIKIVDPKERKDLLPAFMKGTGLFYLPDSSENEMDPDVDAYADFLSKTTLIEISGGVNFDKAADACLKFMKEGKL, translated from the coding sequence ATGAACCAGACCGCAATGACCAGATCAGCAATTGTTGAAAAATACCGCAGAGAATTCCCGGTCACCGAGTCCCTGTTTATTGATTTCGGCGGTTGCGTAATTGAAACGCGGGTTAACAACTCTGACCTACTGGCTGACCTGAACAATTACTTCAAAGAATTTCTGGTAGATACAAACAAAGGCGACATCCTGATCACCGCCCACGAATGCCCTGCAGTGGACCTCGGCCTTGAATACACTGTAAAGCAGCCTGATCCCGGCAAGACCAAAATCAAGGAAGAATTCCATAACCTTCCAGACGGTCGCGTCGTTTACAAAAGGCTGACCGGAATGATCTTCGTCTTCGGTGGAGGCGAAAACATCGCCATCGGACCCTGCATTGAAAATTCCAACCAGCTCATAAACTTCATCAACAATCGTTTTATAGAATTCAAGCTCAACCACGGTTGTTATCTGGGACATGCCGCAGGGGTTATCGCAAATGGACGAGGCATTGCTATGGCCGGATTTTCAGGCATGGGTAAATCAACTCTCGCCCTGCACCTTATGAGCCGTGGAACTACTTTCGTCAGCAATGATAGGATCATGGCTGAAAAGAACGGTAACTCCCTGACCATGTACGGTGTTGCCAAACAGCCGCGCATCAACCCCGGGACAGCTCTAAACAACCCCGACCTTTCCTGCATAGTTGCCCCTGAAGACAAGGAAAAATTTATGTCCATGCCTAAGGAAGAACTCTGGGAGCTGGAACATAAATACGATGCCCTCATAGATGAGTGCTACGGCAAAAACAAATTTATTCTCAAGGCCCCCATGAGCGGGCTTGTTATCCTGAATTGGCAGCGTGACAACTCTGAAACTGAGATTAAAATTGTTGATCCCAAGGAGCGTAAGGACCTGCTTCCAGCCTTTATGAAAGGAACCGGACTCTTCTATCTCCCGGACTCTTCGGAAAATGAAATGGATCCTGATGTTGACGCCTATGCTGATTTTCTGTCAAAGACAACTCTCATTGAAATCAGCGGCGGTGTGAATTTTGATAAAGCTGCCGATGCCTGCCTGAAATTCATGAAGGAAGGCAAACTTTAA
- a CDS encoding GAK system CofD-like protein produces the protein MRIKIEREVRVPDPIKLERYRRTPDLGPRILFFSGGTALKKTSSVLTQYTHNSIHVITPFDSGGSSAVIRNHFNMLAVGDIRNRLMALADQSVLGNPEIYRLFSYRLPSDADENELRAEFEEMMECKHRLVRDIPAPMRKIIRNHFIKFADIMDDFNLRGASIGNIILTAGYISNRRHIDPVIYIFSKLVEVRGTVRPTVNKDVHLAAELEDGTFVVGQHLLTGKEASPIGSGIKKLWLAEKLGDSTPCAVQIREKMTKLINSAELICYPLGSFYSSVVANLLPEGIGRAVSESKCPKVFTPNTGTDPELKGHSLTDQINKLLYYLRKDDPENIEIKDVLNFVLVDSVNGIYPGGIDIKEINKLGIRVIDCELVSEKSTPYLDPELLSQALLSLT, from the coding sequence ATGCGCATTAAGATCGAACGAGAAGTCAGGGTGCCGGACCCGATCAAGCTGGAACGCTATAGAAGAACCCCGGACCTCGGCCCCCGAATACTCTTTTTCAGCGGCGGAACTGCGCTTAAAAAGACTTCCTCTGTACTTACCCAGTACACTCACAACAGTATTCATGTGATCACCCCCTTTGACTCCGGGGGCAGCTCTGCGGTCATCCGCAATCATTTCAATATGCTGGCTGTGGGCGATATCCGTAACAGGCTTATGGCTCTTGCAGACCAGTCCGTCCTTGGCAACCCGGAGATATATCGCCTTTTTTCCTACCGCCTGCCAAGTGACGCCGATGAAAATGAACTGCGTGCTGAATTCGAAGAAATGATGGAATGCAAGCACCGTCTTGTACGCGATATTCCGGCACCAATGCGCAAAATCATCCGCAACCATTTCATCAAATTTGCCGACATCATGGACGATTTCAATCTGCGCGGAGCCAGCATCGGCAATATAATTTTAACTGCCGGATACATCAGCAACCGTCGTCATATAGACCCGGTAATCTATATTTTTTCCAAGCTTGTTGAAGTACGCGGAACAGTACGTCCCACCGTGAACAAGGATGTTCATCTTGCAGCAGAATTAGAGGACGGAACTTTCGTTGTCGGACAGCACCTGCTTACCGGCAAGGAAGCATCCCCCATCGGTTCCGGCATCAAAAAACTCTGGCTGGCTGAAAAGCTAGGCGATTCGACTCCCTGCGCAGTCCAGATTCGCGAAAAAATGACTAAACTGATCAACAGCGCGGAACTGATCTGCTACCCTTTGGGAAGTTTCTATTCCAGTGTAGTAGCCAACCTGTTGCCTGAGGGCATCGGCAGGGCTGTCAGTGAGAGCAAATGTCCTAAAGTGTTCACACCCAACACCGGAACCGACCCGGAGTTGAAAGGGCACTCCCTGACTGACCAGATCAACAAACTTCTCTACTACCTGCGCAAGGATGATCCTGAAAACATCGAGATCAAAGATGTGCTCAATTTCGTTCTTGTGGACTCGGTGAACGGAATTTATCCCGGTGGAATAGATATAAAAGAGATAAATAAACTCGGTATCAGGGTAATCGACTGCGAGCTTGTCAGCGAGAAAAGCACTCCCTATCTGGATCCGGAACTTCTCTCACAGGCCCTGCTTTCGCTGACCTGA
- a CDS encoding amphi-Trp domain-containing protein, with translation MSKEGRNKVSLKKKVGHEEAVAILEDILKSFKSGDMVIQNGEDSITLNPSDKISMEIKAKTKKLKNKLSMELSWKVEPIEAEDFSITESGPDDPENETHETKPEFSKARVIKKAE, from the coding sequence ATGAGTAAAGAAGGTAGAAACAAGGTAAGCCTGAAAAAGAAAGTCGGGCACGAAGAAGCCGTAGCCATTCTGGAAGACATCCTGAAAAGCTTTAAATCAGGAGACATGGTTATCCAGAACGGTGAAGATTCAATAACCCTGAATCCTTCTGATAAAATCAGTATGGAAATCAAGGCCAAAACCAAGAAGCTGAAAAACAAACTCAGTATGGAACTTTCATGGAAAGTGGAGCCGATTGAAGCTGAGGATTTCAGTATTACTGAATCCGGGCCCGATGACCCTGAAAATGAAACTCATGAAACAAAACCTGAGTTCAGCAAAGCAAGGGTCATTAAAAAAGCTGAGTAA
- a CDS encoding nitroreductase family protein encodes MLPVIIDTELCKRDELCVHECPLMVLTVEKKGQVPVVHPKKTNYCINCGHCMAICPTGAITLSAFEGQAAEPFSKEDLPDSAAVETLIKTRRSVRKFKKKNISADEVGELIHTAAYAPSGHSAQPVSWTVLDTPEKVLELGKVVVEWMEEMVKQKNPLAEKLFLAGLVNTWKKGKDVICRDAPAVAVAWAPKLGITPQADTVIATNTLEIAAHAKGYGTCWAGYVVLAAAYSQKVLDYLGVPEGHMAHGALFLGHPAVRYRNIPPRHKSVAEEQDGKFIFRARPNTH; translated from the coding sequence ATGTTACCAGTTATTATTGACACTGAACTCTGTAAAAGGGACGAACTTTGTGTACATGAATGCCCGCTCATGGTCCTGACCGTGGAAAAAAAAGGGCAAGTCCCCGTAGTCCACCCTAAGAAAACCAACTACTGTATCAATTGCGGCCACTGTATGGCCATCTGCCCCACCGGGGCCATCACTCTGAGCGCCTTTGAAGGCCAAGCTGCAGAGCCCTTCAGCAAAGAAGACCTTCCTGACTCCGCTGCTGTTGAAACACTGATCAAAACCCGCCGCTCTGTGCGTAAATTCAAAAAGAAGAATATCAGCGCAGATGAGGTAGGCGAGCTTATCCACACCGCAGCCTATGCTCCTTCCGGTCACAGTGCCCAGCCTGTTTCATGGACAGTCCTTGATACGCCTGAAAAGGTCCTTGAACTGGGAAAAGTCGTTGTTGAATGGATGGAAGAAATGGTGAAGCAGAAGAACCCACTGGCGGAAAAGCTGTTCCTTGCGGGTTTGGTCAACACCTGGAAAAAAGGGAAAGACGTGATCTGTCGCGATGCTCCTGCTGTTGCGGTTGCATGGGCACCGAAGCTGGGTATCACCCCGCAGGCGGACACTGTAATTGCCACTAACACCCTTGAAATTGCGGCTCATGCTAAAGGATATGGAACATGCTGGGCCGGATATGTGGTGCTGGCAGCGGCATACAGTCAGAAAGTGCTGGATTACCTTGGAGTTCCTGAAGGACATATGGCCCACGGAGCTTTGTTCCTTGGGCATCCGGCGGTAAGGTACCGCAATATCCCGCCACGGCATAAATCCGTAGCCGAAGAACAGGACGGAAAATTCATTTTCCGCGCCCGTCCTAATACGCATTAA